A region from the Perca fluviatilis chromosome 16, GENO_Pfluv_1.0, whole genome shotgun sequence genome encodes:
- the tlcd5b gene encoding TLC domain-containing protein 5 isoform X2, producing MPVLEVMCSLIGWFCLYLLFCCIFAQRGPEWNCRLVTLSHGVLIVLLTAYVLFIDGPLPFTHAGTENTELQTSCLAVCFGYFLFDMGWCVLYHTEGPVMLAHHTGSIVGILLALLMGVSGCETCGVIFGSEITNPLLQTRWFLRQLGLYDSLLGDAVDLLFILLFATVRVGVGTVMFYCELTSPRTTLIMKLGGVAMYGLAWVFMVDIARFGYKKSRAKYKRWRENHILKEINAQKLDGQE from the exons ATGCCAGTACTGGAGGTGATGTGCAGCCTGATTGGCTGGTTCTGTCTCTACCTGCTGTTCTGCTGTATCTTCGCTCAGCGGGGGCCCGAGTGGAACTGCCGGTTGGTCACTTTGTCCCACGGGGTCCTAATAGTACTGCTGACAGCATATGTCCTCTTCATAGACGGACCCTTGCCTTTCACCCATGCAG GTACAGAAAATACTGAGCTCCAGACCTCTTGCCTGGCTGTCTGCTTCGGCTACTTCCTCTTTGACATGGGCTGGTGTGTGCTCTACCACACCGAGGGCCCCGTCATGCTGGCCCACCACACTGGGAGCATCGTGGGCATCCTGCTCGCTCTGCTCATGGGAGTGTCCGGCTGCGAGACCTGCGGAGTCATTTTCGGCAGCGAGATCACCAACCCCCTGCTGCAGACCCGCTGGTTCCTCCGCCAGCTGGGCCTGTACGACAGCCTGCTGGGCGACGCAGTGGAcctgctttttattttattgttcgcAACCGTGCGCGTGGGAGTCGGCACGGTCATGTTTTACTGCGAGCTCACCTCTCCCAGGACCACGCTGATAATGAAGCTCGGCGGGGTGGCCATGTACGGGCTGGCCTGGGTGTTCATGGTGGACATAGCCAGATTTGGCTACAAGAAAAGTAGGGCGAAGTATAAAAGGTGGCGTGAGAACCACATACTGAAAGAAATCAACGCACAAAAACTGGATGGACAAGAGTAA
- the tlcd5b gene encoding TLC domain-containing protein 5 isoform X1 produces the protein MMVKSIHSSHTDTSVIQTAMPVLEVMCSLIGWFCLYLLFCCIFAQRGPEWNCRLVTLSHGVLIVLLTAYVLFIDGPLPFTHAGTENTELQTSCLAVCFGYFLFDMGWCVLYHTEGPVMLAHHTGSIVGILLALLMGVSGCETCGVIFGSEITNPLLQTRWFLRQLGLYDSLLGDAVDLLFILLFATVRVGVGTVMFYCELTSPRTTLIMKLGGVAMYGLAWVFMVDIARFGYKKSRAKYKRWRENHILKEINAQKLDGQE, from the exons ATGATGGTGAAATCAATCCACTCGTCCCATACAGATACATCTGTGATACAGACAGCCATGCCAGTACTGGAGGTGATGTGCAGCCTGATTGGCTGGTTCTGTCTCTACCTGCTGTTCTGCTGTATCTTCGCTCAGCGGGGGCCCGAGTGGAACTGCCGGTTGGTCACTTTGTCCCACGGGGTCCTAATAGTACTGCTGACAGCATATGTCCTCTTCATAGACGGACCCTTGCCTTTCACCCATGCAG GTACAGAAAATACTGAGCTCCAGACCTCTTGCCTGGCTGTCTGCTTCGGCTACTTCCTCTTTGACATGGGCTGGTGTGTGCTCTACCACACCGAGGGCCCCGTCATGCTGGCCCACCACACTGGGAGCATCGTGGGCATCCTGCTCGCTCTGCTCATGGGAGTGTCCGGCTGCGAGACCTGCGGAGTCATTTTCGGCAGCGAGATCACCAACCCCCTGCTGCAGACCCGCTGGTTCCTCCGCCAGCTGGGCCTGTACGACAGCCTGCTGGGCGACGCAGTGGAcctgctttttattttattgttcgcAACCGTGCGCGTGGGAGTCGGCACGGTCATGTTTTACTGCGAGCTCACCTCTCCCAGGACCACGCTGATAATGAAGCTCGGCGGGGTGGCCATGTACGGGCTGGCCTGGGTGTTCATGGTGGACATAGCCAGATTTGGCTACAAGAAAAGTAGGGCGAAGTATAAAAGGTGGCGTGAGAACCACATACTGAAAGAAATCAACGCACAAAAACTGGATGGACAAGAGTAA